The proteins below come from a single Kosakonia sp. SMBL-WEM22 genomic window:
- the mliC gene encoding C-type lysozyme inhibitor, with protein MKKILIICLPALLAGCSYYNQLVDRMHTDTLAYQCDEKPLTVKINQTRQQASFVLDNQQLTLQQGLSASGARYTDGVYVFWSKGDNATVYKRDRIVLNNCQLIPQR; from the coding sequence ATGAAAAAAATCCTTATCATCTGCCTGCCCGCGCTGCTCGCCGGATGCAGTTATTACAATCAGCTCGTCGATCGCATGCACACCGATACCCTTGCCTATCAGTGCGATGAGAAGCCGCTGACCGTCAAGATTAACCAGACGCGTCAGCAGGCCAGTTTCGTGCTTGATAACCAGCAACTCACCCTGCAACAGGGCCTTTCCGCCTCGGGCGCACGTTACACCGACGGCGTGTACGTTTTCTGGTCAAAAGGCGATAACGCCACCGTTTATAAACGCGACCGTATCGTGTTAAACAACTGTCAGTTAATTCCGCAGCGTTGA
- the anmK gene encoding anhydro-N-acetylmuramic acid kinase, whose amino-acid sequence MKSGRYIGVMSGTSLDGVDVVLAAIDDTMVAQQASLTFPIPLPLKEGILNICQGQQLTLSQLGRLDTQLGQLFADAVLALMDREQLIAQDIVAIGCHGQTVWHEPTGIAPHTLQIGDNNQIAARTGVTVVGDFRRRDMALGGQGAPLVPAFHHALLAHPVERRMVLNIGGIANLSLLIPGQPVRGFDTGPGNMLLDAWIWRHQGKPYDDNAQWASEGKVILPLLQSMLSDPYFAEPAPKSTGREYFNAGWLERHLVHYPGLAACDVQATLVELTAITISEQVLLSGGCERLLVCGGGSRNPLLMARLASQLPGIEVAPTDDAGISGDDMEALAFAWLAWRTLAGLPGNLPSVTGAAAPTVLGAIFPANPRQNQS is encoded by the coding sequence ATGAAATCAGGTCGCTATATTGGGGTGATGTCGGGCACCAGTCTGGACGGGGTGGATGTGGTGCTGGCCGCCATCGACGACACCATGGTCGCGCAGCAGGCAAGCCTGACCTTTCCCATTCCGCTGCCGCTAAAAGAGGGGATCCTCAACATCTGTCAGGGGCAGCAACTGACCCTTTCACAACTCGGTCGCCTGGATACACAGCTCGGTCAACTCTTTGCCGATGCAGTGTTAGCCCTGATGGATAGAGAGCAGCTTATTGCACAAGATATTGTGGCGATTGGGTGTCATGGCCAGACCGTCTGGCACGAGCCAACGGGCATTGCGCCGCATACGTTGCAAATTGGCGATAACAACCAGATCGCCGCACGCACCGGCGTGACGGTAGTTGGCGATTTTCGTCGCCGCGATATGGCGCTCGGCGGCCAGGGCGCGCCGCTGGTGCCCGCCTTTCATCACGCGCTGCTCGCGCACCCGGTTGAGCGGCGCATGGTACTCAACATCGGCGGTATCGCCAACCTCTCTCTTTTGATCCCTGGTCAGCCAGTCAGAGGTTTCGACACCGGGCCGGGCAATATGCTGCTTGATGCGTGGATCTGGCGTCATCAGGGCAAACCTTATGATGATAACGCGCAGTGGGCGAGCGAGGGCAAAGTGATCCTGCCGCTGCTGCAAAGCATGTTGAGCGACCCCTATTTTGCCGAGCCGGCACCGAAAAGTACCGGGCGGGAGTATTTCAATGCAGGCTGGCTGGAGCGCCATCTTGTTCACTATCCGGGGCTTGCCGCCTGTGACGTACAGGCGACGCTGGTGGAGCTGACAGCAATCACCATCTCTGAACAGGTGCTGCTAAGCGGCGGCTGCGAGCGCCTGTTGGTGTGCGGTGGCGGCAGCCGCAATCCACTCTTGATGGCGCGCCTGGCAAGCCAGCTTCCCGGTATTGAAGTGGCCCCGACGGATGATGCCGGGATCAGCGGCGACGATATGGAAGCGCTGGCTTTTGCGTGGCTTGCCTGGCGTACGCTTGCCGGGTTGCCGGGCAACCTCCCTTCGGTAACCGGGGCAGCTGCGCCAACGGTGCTGGGGGCTATCTTCCCGGCTAATCCTCGGCAGAATCAGAGTTAA
- the pdxH gene encoding pyridoxamine 5'-phosphate oxidase: MTDNDQLQHIAHLRREYTKGGLRRADLPADPLTLFERWLGQACEAQLADPTAMVVATVDEQGQPYQRIVLLKHYDEKGLVFYTNLGSRKAQHLENNPAISLLFPWHMLERQVMVTGKAERLSTLEVVKYFHSRPRDSQIGAWVSKQSSRISARGILESKFLELKQKFQQGEVPLPSFWGGYRIPIEQMEFWQGGANRLHDRFLYQRENNAWKIDRLAP; this comes from the coding sequence ATGACTGATAACGATCAATTGCAGCACATTGCGCACCTGCGCCGTGAGTACACCAAAGGCGGTCTGCGCCGCGCCGATTTGCCTGCCGATCCCTTAACGCTCTTTGAACGCTGGCTGGGTCAGGCATGCGAAGCGCAGCTCGCGGACCCGACCGCGATGGTGGTCGCCACCGTTGACGAGCAGGGGCAACCTTACCAGCGCATCGTGCTGCTTAAGCACTACGACGAAAAAGGGCTGGTGTTTTATACCAACCTTGGCAGCCGTAAAGCGCAGCATCTGGAAAACAACCCGGCCATCAGTCTGCTCTTCCCGTGGCATATGCTGGAGCGCCAGGTGATGGTGACCGGCAAAGCGGAGCGTCTCTCCACCCTTGAGGTGGTCAAATATTTCCACAGCCGCCCGCGCGACAGCCAGATCGGCGCATGGGTCTCAAAGCAATCGAGCCGCATCTCCGCGCGCGGTATCCTCGAGAGCAAATTCCTTGAGCTAAAACAGAAATTCCAGCAAGGTGAGGTGCCACTGCCCAGTTTCTGGGGCGGCTATCGCATCCCGATTGAGCAGATGGAGTTCTGGCAGGGCGGCGCAAATCGTCTGCACGATCGTTTTTTGTACCAACGTGAAAACAACGCGTGGAAAATCGACCGTCTGGCACCGTAA